The sequence below is a genomic window from Phoenix dactylifera cultivar Barhee BC4 chromosome 8, palm_55x_up_171113_PBpolish2nd_filt_p, whole genome shotgun sequence.
CAAATTCGGTGGTTTGGACTTTGGACTGTCTCGTTTTGCAGCTTTATTTTCGATCTTTCCTTGACTAAGGAATATCAAACCACAATGTCTTTGTAAATGCTTCTCTCCAATTTGGAGTTGAATTGGAGAATCCAACCTTCCATCACCATGATCTATGTATGATGTGACAATCACGACTATTTGAGTCATGGAGTCTTATACAGCATGTCCACTCAATTATAACAGCCACACAATAAATGAATAGTCATGGTTAAGGGACTTAATCTTGTCCAATTCAATTCCAAATTGAAAAAGGAGCTTGACTCATTTATAAAACATTTAAGTTTTTGTAATGCATGCCTAATGTTTTCTGAATGTTATGGATAAAGTTTTTCCTTGTGCTATTCACAAACCAAGCCAAATAAAGCTACTTTTATTTGCAAAAACCCTGCATGTTTTTGGTTGCTATGTCTGTTGAACAAAATAACTCTATACACAAATAATCTTCATGGGTTTATAATGTAGGGGCTAGAGTTGGGTTAGGTTGGATCAGGGTATGCTTGTCCCAGACCCAACACGGTTCAATGCTTTAGTCTTGATTTTAGTAGACTTGGACCTAATCTATTGGTTGACTAGTTTTGGACCATGGAACATATTTTAAACCCCATGGGTCTATATTCAAATTCTGGTCGCGACCTAGTTGGGTCCATATTTGAAGTCTAACATTAACCATTATCGTATAGCTAAAGTATATcaattaataataaaatcattGAAATTTTTAGGTAAAACTAAAAAGccaacttaaacataaattttgattaaaaactATTTTAATTTGATCCAAACAAACAAACATACCTATGGAACAAGTCTACAAACTATGATGtaatatatagacacacacccTTATACTTGAGAAGAACATTGTAAATATGAATCTTCTAaaacaaataataaatatttaagtATGATTATGTGAAAGTAGGTGAGAGGAGATGGGGTTGTAGACATAAATAATGAAGGATTGATTTAGATAAGGTTCATTGCATGAATTGAAATATAATTAGGGTGAGAAATAAGGggtcatatatattttgaattttaggGTTTGGTTATATCGGGTTTGAATCTAGTCGGGCTTGGTTTTGTTGACCCAAATTAGACTCAGGTATTCTATGAGGCAAATCAAATTACATCAGAAAAATAAAACTCAAACCTAGTCCAATTTCCAAATTAGATCCAACTAGTAATCATGACTCACCCACAAGTCTTCAAAAATGAATGGAGTCTGATCTAATTGCATTAGAACTAGGTCGAGTCATAGGCTGACCTGATCTATTTGCAAACTTGTATTTTTGTGAACTAGAATACCTAACAGATTTTCATGACTCATCCATCAGCATATCTTACTTAGTTGTAAGTAATACAAACTTTGAGAACGTTTTTCACCCAGAGCTCCACTCCATGTCGGAAACAATGAGTGCTCTCCATTCTTGGGCATAGCAACTTTGAGAAATTATATCGAGTAATGCATGCACCATATGGCCGTGCATTATACCAATTAGATCGTCTCATTCTTATAGGCTTCATTCATCGTAGTTGTTGGCCCATAGTGCGACGCCACATTGATGCATCCGGTGCAgggtaggatataattttgccAGCAACTTCACGTTCTATTTTGCGCTTCTCAAGCTCGGGTGGTACGAAGTCCAGCTTCCTACGGTCACATTTTTTATCTTCTCGCGGTAGGCAACGGCCAAGCCCATGTACGCAGCAGCACATTACGTCCAAGCCCAGAAAGAATACGTAGAATAGTTACCAGGCCACAGGGTCCAGTTGAGCTCAACTTGGAGACCCAACTCCAATCTAGTCCGTTCGATGACCCAAACCGGACGAGCTGGATCATAGAATCCACCAATCAAACACATTCGCCTGTGCGAAAATCAAATTTGAGATAATAGTTGAAGCAACGCACGCCAGCTTCCAAGTCGCAATTTCTTTGGGCCCCAACCAGCAAATTTATCTGAAAtcaattatttttctcttctgaCGTTCTCCACCTTTCTACTTTGTGCTCCAGCTGGAATGACAAGGGGTGATACCATATATTTATTCATAGATGATTATGCAATTATGTGTCAACAACATATGAAGTTAAGCTTATAATAGATAAAGCGAGTGCGTTTATTCGTGATGGTGTTAAAGCTGAAAGATATCCTTTGGATCAGAAAGCATTTCTCAGCCCAGGCTAGGATCAAAGCTCCAAGGTTTGTGAACCGGAATGTCGCCAGCACTCAGCAGCAATGGAATTGATTGAGCTCGAGAACCATGGATCCACAGCTCGCTCTATAAGAACTCCGAAGTTTGAACCGAAAGCCTCATGCTTCTAATAATGTCATCAAGACTCCACAATGTAGCAGCCATAGGTTTTACCACCATCACTCAAATGAAATCAGAGATTAAATTAAGGTTTTGGAGTCAAAGGTACAAGCATACGTTCCACTAGGTTGATCCACCTGCaaatattccttttttttttcgacAACCCGGATCGCACATGGTTGGTACGGCAACTTGGCTCAGTCCTAGCTGGGTTCcagctatttttttattttttttttacagcgCGTCCCGGTGGAAACAATTAACCTGGCCTCCACTGGGTTCCAAATTCCAAAACCCTCGGCGCCAACCATGCCGCAGGCCCCACTTGTACCATCCCGAAACCGCGCAAGCTTTAACTTCCCGGGGGCTCCTCCTCCACGCCTCCAGTGCCGTGCGGGCCACGCCAGTTGGTTTCAATAGCTCGAGGCTCGTGGGCCCCACGTACCCCACGCCTGTCCTCCACGTACCTTTCTTTTCTTGTCAGCTTTGCCAAAGAAAACCAACGCTTAAATGGATGGGTCACGGTTTTTCCGTgagcctccccctctctctctctctctctctctctctctctctctctcaatcttttcctCGGGTTATGCGTGATCTACTCACCGCCGAGTTGGTTTACCGCCCGCTCGATCCGCGCTCCGCGCACCATTTGTTAATCTTACCTTCTCTCGGTCTGCCAATTTctgagagagttttttttttttttcatgaaaacctcggaaaaatttaagtttttataaatatctttttaaaacttttatatttatttttatatttttataaaatattttttttacaaatatttttaatataaccgttttattaatatttttaataaaaattatatttattttaattaaaaataaaataaaattttaaaattatttttttatccttgATCAATTGCACGATGAAATTGAAGTTATGGAAGTCTTGGTCCTGCAATATTTTAGTTTCGATCAATTGCATGATGAAAATAACGGATAACATTGTCTATTGCTCTCTGAGGAAGAAATGAGAGGTCCAATCGTcgcttttcttttccatttttttttgttttaaaaagagCACCATAAACTCGGTGCATCCCAGTTATCATTGACGCTAGGAAGGTTGTGATTTCTGACGCCAGCGTCTCTTGAAGCATATATCAAAATCATCATCTAAGGTGATATATATTTACCATGCATTAATGGGAGTAGGAAAAGTATTGTTTGGTTGCTAGCAGCAGCCAAGTTGACGCGACCTAGTTTCTCTCACTTTTTAGCAAATTTGTGGATGTTGATGAGTTTTCCCAATAAATTCTGTCTCTAGAGTCAAATAGATTTATTTACATGACTCATAatctaaaaaaaacaaaaaaacaaaaaatatcaagaaaacaaaataaaaatttgttcATACCCATGGAGTAAAAGCCTAATAATGGTATCAGGTAGAATTTTACTAGTTTGTCCCAAGATCATGGGGGAAAAAAATCCTTGCCGGCAGATTTGTTTCCAATCATCAAGACAATGTTTCTTTCAAGTAACTCATAATTTGTTTATAAAATATGGGATCCGATATATTGAAAGGCAagctttcttttgatttgtaatAGCAGAATTTGTTGATAGGATAAATGTAGCAATTTAGCACTTTGACATGAGATGGATGTCAGATCATTGTCAAGCACAAACCATATCttcctcaaagaagaaaaatactCTATTGATGATATTTTGAGAACAGTCAATAATCTAGACCTAAGGGAACACAATACCTAGCGCACAATGAAGTCAAGATGTTGTTAGCCCGTATGCTTGTGTGTTTCCACATAATTCATTTCTTGAAATTACATAAACAAACTAATATTATTTTagatttaacataagaaaaaaatgttttttaGATAAAGAACCTTCAGACCGTACAATGagaaaattgttttttttaaaacaaatatcctAACAACTTTTGTCCAAGTATCCTAAATTTCTAAATTCAGTCATTTGTTACAGCTACAAAAATTTCAGCAGCTTTGTAGACCGTCACCATCAGGTACCCAATAACTCAATAAACAATATTATTCCGATAATAATATTTGATTTACAAAAATGACTAATGATTTCATAAAatataactatattatgttgcaaaattgattttgaagagttcaacatatttaaaagtaaaatcttaaaaTGACTCGCAAGATTGAGCAGTCTAGTCGACAAGCAAACTAGCTGATCGGCATGAGCAAGTTGGGTAGCAAAAGTTTTAGAAAGGTACCAGcttgaatcattttttttttttttgtgctgaaACAAAAATATCATACATAATATGTGCGGATAcgatcaaaaaaatcaaaaagtaaTATATTCCGACTTTTCTATCCATAGGTAATCTTCCAAGTGATTGGCAATAAAAGAAGTCATCCAATCTACATCTTTATTGGTCTTTCCAAACACATGCTTCACTTGAATTATCAACTCATTACAGCCTATGCCTATTGACCTTTCTACCCTTCGCTTTCATAAGGTTATCATCGAGTGGTCTTGCTGTGCTGCAAACAAGGCGGACTCTACAATCACCCATCTGTCACGACGTTCCATGTTGCCCGTTACGTGTATCCAATAGAATTCAACTCCACGAGGAGTCGCCGCAAAACATCCACTCGCGCATCCAACCAAGAAGGCCACCACTACTTCTCATCCACCTTGTCGTGCCGACatatcttccttctttttttatgGCCCATGAATAATGGACGTATCCACTAATTATAGATGCTCTTTTCTATAGATCAATCATTAAAATGAGTGCTTGATGGATGAAGCACGCATTAACATCATGTTCCGATCTCATCATGAATATATGAAAGACTTATCTTAATAAGGAAAAGAGGGTTTATAGCAtcattataataattaaaaagactTTGAAACACCTAAGAACATACTTAACCCACTCAAATGCCTTAGTcttagattagatctatctCATGTCCCTCGCGTCTCGTGCTCCGCTTTTGACGGCATGGATTCGGTAAAAGCCAACGGAGGACAGGAGAGGATCTGCCTGTCTTCGCTAACCGGTTGGGCGAAAAAAACATGAAGGGGGACTAGCTGGCGGCGTGGTGCACGTCCCATGTCGGCAAGAGGTTTCTGGCCGTCAGATGTCTGGTACTGGTCCACGATTGATTTGATTTGATGTTCCCCCTGACCTTGCCGTGGAGGATTGGAATGTTCCTCTGGCCTCGTTGTATGCTCCCCCCATCGTTATCACCAGCCAGCGGTCGATGGACGGCCTTTGATGTGACTTGGAAATATCAGATAAGCATTACTGGTGTTCGTTTTCTCGGCCGGGAGGACTGGAAAAGTATGGCGAGCCCCTCGGGCCAACTTTGATGCTGGTCGCCTACTTGATTGATCTAATTTTCGCATCATCGTCCCTTCGATAGTTGCATCCAATTAACTTCATTTTGTCCCACGGATGGACCACGGCGTTGGACATGATTGGTGTGGTTGCGTGCATCACGGGACTACAAAAAGTTAGGGAAATTTGCATGGTTGGATGCCAGCACATACATTAAATTCGGCCATGCGCCAGGACAAACTTGGACAATGACATGCACAAGTGCGTGTATTATTtactggaagaaaaagaagattgaatagtgaagcaaaaaaaaaaaaaagattgaataTTACTTGCCAAATGGAGCCGTGGATTTTATTAAATAGTACAAGAATGGAAttaaaataatactttattccaaataatactttattccaaataatactttttcgGTAGTTGAAGTAGGGACTCGTCGCTTGTTTTCACGACGGACTTGGAGCAATTAAAGTCTAGGTACCGACACTGGCAGGTTGCGTGCTACTTGCCCGCTAACTAACTGGGACGTCACCTTCTGTCGTTAGCTTACCGATTGATTGCGACATATATCCAATTAACACTGTGCAAATTTTAACTTCTTTACTCCTAATGTATCTTATTTTACATAATCATTCTTAATTTGTCGCTCACATTCCATAACAATCGCATTCGCATATATCACTTGATTACAACAATATATACAAAAGGAAAAACAACTGCACCGGAAAATGTTCAagataaaagaataaaaaaaatttattttgctttgagatctatgtaaaTAAATATGTAACAGAGTTTTAAGTATTTTAAAATTTGTAGGGTATGTGATCAAATGATTCAAATTTGACTCTACATAATTCGTCGTCAATATATcgtagaaaaaaaatcatgtttcttTCAACAAAATATCTAAGGAAGAATCATCTCATgaccaaaataaatataaatctatGCAACCAAgtttcacccccccccccccccccccaaaaaaaaaaaaaaaaaaaaaaaggaatttatGTAAATGATTTTTTAACTTAAACCATAATATTCCAAAACGCAAGCTTCTACTTTAATTTAACTAGacccataaattaaaatggctgGTTCAGCATAAGCAAACATTTGCGGAGATACAACGGAAACATGGTCCTGTAGCTATAAAAGACACCGAACACCTTCCCTCCTCTATCTACTCTGTCCCATTCCAAACTTCTTCCTCCTGGAATCCTCCGCTCCTCCTGTTTTGGAACGGGATGAAACGAAACAGGGCAGAGCTCGCGCCCTCCAAAACCGCCGAAACCCCTGCGAAAACCCAGCGCCGCTCAAAGGATCCGATCCCGAAGGGGATGGGCACAATGAGGGCGAGGGCTGGGGCGGCGCCACCGGAGAAGCCCCGCAAGGGCAGCGGACCAGAGAAGAGGCCGTCCACCCCCGCAGCCACCGCCGTGTACTCCTCTCCCAGCAGCACGGCGATGGCgcaggaaggggaggaggagaggccTCTTGGATGGGACGAGTTCGGGGGATGGTGGTGGTGGGGCGTGGAGGAGGAGATGCTCCTGGGATGGTTCCCCTTCGTGGAGGAGGACTTCCTCTGCTCCGAGAACAGGGGAGGATCAGGGCTTTTCTGGGAGGAGGAGGACCACGATATCTGGCAGCTTCAAGACATTCACGAGATCCCCAACCAAGCCAAATGAGACAAGAAAGATGGTGGTTtggaaggaaaaagagagagaaagagagagaaataccAAGAATGGCGAAGTTTTAGAGAGTAGGAGAAAGCATAGAAACAAGGGATAAAGGTCGTagttttgtttattttcttctttcatttgttttctTTGTGCAAAGGCAGAACCTTCTGAGTAGAATACACTGAGAAATGTTTCAAACTTAGTTTAAGTAAGTTAATCTTCATTTTGAAAGGCTTGATGAAGAAGGCAACACATCGAGTTCAGCTCTCTTATCTCTCCCTCTGCGCTGATATGCTGGTATTTCTTGAGCCTTTGTTTATTCTTGGGTTCCAATTTGTGATCTCTGGTTATATGCTTGCTACTGCTTTTCTTATTTCCCTCTTTCTTGGATTGAGCAGCCATTTATTCCAAGGAAAAAGGAGGCCCATATAATTTATTAGATGACGAAATTATGTTCAAGTGGAAAAGAGGTGGGGTACAAAATGTAAGAATGTGGTCAAGAGGAAGAGCAATGCGCAAGAGGCGCAAGGCTATTCCACAGCGTCATATGGTTGGCTTTCAATCGACTTCCTGTCAGATAGTGGCTTGCAAGAGTAAAATTTTGCTAGGTTGAATAGATAGAAGAATTCTTTGGCATTTCTTTCTCGTCATATCTTTCAATATAAGGCTGATCCCCAGCCCTCCCTAACGATTGATGTTATTTTTTCCACCACCTTTGATGGGCTAGCCTCGTAGGATCAGCTGGATTTTGATGGTGCTCCTTAGGCCGCATGCAAAAGGGCATTTAATTAATAGGTTCCATTTAGTTGCCATTTAATCCGAAGGATTATTACAATGTCGCTCGGAAGGAGATGAGTGCTACCATTCTTCGTTTCCTCTCTTGGCTAGGGTTACGTATGGCCGCTATTGATTCCACTTTTTGTTGCGAAAGTTAAACTCTAGTTTGTTAGGAGGGCTCTCAAGCTTTTGAATGGAGGTAATTCTGGATGAATTGCTGTGCGTGATGGTCGtggtttggtaactatattttgtTCCTCTATCCCCACTCCGATCGATAGGCCATATTGTTATGTTACCTTTGCTCATCTTATACCTAGGTTTTCTCAAGTCGCATTCGTCTCTCTTTTGTCGACTCTTCTTATGCCCTTAGAAAAAGGGCCATCTTGGATGATATTAGACACATCCGTGTGGTTGCCTTAGTTGGATTTGGATTGTTATGGCATTGTCTTTCAACTATTTGATCGATATAATTCGTTACTCGACCTACGATCCACATTATCAAAGGATTTTTTCCACTCTTTGTAGGTGTCAAGATGACAATGAGATTAAGCAACCATGTTTTCTCCCTTTGAAGTTTGGACACGTTAGTATAATCTCAAAATTAGGCAATCTTGTCAGATTTAGGGCCTAAAGAATCCTTGTGTGGGATTAGATTAAAGGCCTCTGCCTCATTCGCTACCCAACATTGGTAGAAAAATTTTTCCTGCTTCGAATAGTTGTATGGTTGCATGGAAGTCCATCTGAAGCATGATCTGGTGGTAAGTTGTGTATGACCTTTCTTTCCACGTTTTTGGATGTTCTTTGTGTTTAGACCAACATCATAGCCTTTTGTAtagacaaaataaaaaataaaatcctctctctctctctctctctctctctctctctctctctctctctctctctctctctgtgtgtgagaAATTGTCAAATGTGAACATTTTGACGACAAAAAATTGTTTTCGTGAGCATAAATTATTGAAGTGTTGAGAGCCAACAGGCAAGAAACTGATCAGTTGTCGTACCTGAGCAATTTTGTTTGAAATCTATTTCGTTTGATTcaaggggaaaagaaagaacTATTAGTAAGATGTACCAaacattaattttatcatttagtaCGCAAGGGCTAGTCTCGAAGCTTGATAGCTGCTAGAATTATAAAGTTATCCTGTTTTTGTTGAGAACTACCGAATAAAGCAAAATGAGACCTCGTCGAACACGTATTCTCTAAAAATGCCTAGAGTTGCCCGTTTTTACCTTTTATCCCATGTTATTTAGTGAAGATATCAAAATGTTCCTTTATTAGCAAAAAGTAAGCTCAAAATAAATGTGTTTATCGTTGTCCATTGAAAGGCAAAAGGTTCTGTTGCTAGGATACTCAACTATTACTGGAAACTGAATCTGGGGGTGACCACTGACTGAGAAGCAGGAGCTCCGGCGGGTGGTGCGTCGGCAGGCTACATCCTCcggaggacctgcaagaagccggtggccggaatTTCCAGCGCCGAcccttcgatgcttaagttCGAGGAGGCTTTTGTGGAGAAGGAGAAAGTTTGTATGTAAAGTTCAAAGTCAGAAGTCAAAAAAATCTCCTCTTGAGGGGAAGAAGTTCTCCTTTTTATAGGAGAGGTATCAAGGTTACCTacgatgtgactgggcgaatttatgggttaccgtcatgattgggcgTGATCGTATGAATTAATGAGTTGCCATGGGTGACTGGATGGGATTGAGTGAGTCaacgagttgccgtggatggcctgagATTTTGGGTTGGTTCGAGGTCCGTAGAGATCGTACGcatttaattgttgacagtcgcTCAGACGAAGATCGTAGGATTGAACCTCGGATGATGAGGAGAGGAACTTGATTCCCGGTGGAGTGGAGAGGTTTGCTTCATCCTTTGACTAAGTCTTCTTCGGACTTAAGGTCGATCGGGCTCAGCTTAGCCGAGATCAAGGCTGCAAGGTTGTAagctctgaggtcgggcgcgctgaggtcgggcgccttgaggGTTGCTGCCGTTGCGCCTGTCATCACGTGCCGGCGATGGATCCACGTGTTTTGGGGCAATCCATTTccccccccaacactacccccgacttccgagttcgagccgaTTAcgagctcgggcgaaggaagtaagTGTCTTTATCACGTTGGTGGGACCAGGTAGCTTTAAATTGCTCCGCCGTTCCGCATGCTTCGGGACATCTTTAATGAGGGCACGAGGCAGTTTTGAGCCGCAGGTTCATGATGAGGCTCTGGGATGCGACGGGACGCCGCCTCGATTCTACTTTTAAAGCATCGATCTCGGTTGATACGCCGCTTCAATTTTCTGGGCCGATACGTGGCACGATCTAGATAGAAGGCGGGATCCGGCTCTattgatctgggccgtcaggggggatCTATATAAACTTTGATCTGGCCCTAAAAATTCTCATTTGGCCGCCGCAGCTGTTGCCTTCCtcctttttcattttcttccccCTTTTTCTTCCAGTCGTTGCTCAGTCTTTTCCGGCGGTGCCCCAAGGTGTTTCCTCTGTTGGtgtgagctcgggctcgggatcATCAGGCAGAGTGCACTCTACAATAAAGTCAGCGAGCACTTGAACCATGACTGCCAGCCTCGGGTGATATTTCAGGTCGAATTTGctgagctcgaccgcccactttgcgatcctccccgcacgatccgaccatTGCATGACTTGCTTTATAGGCTAGTCGGTTAATATGGCCATGGTATGGGTCTGGAAACTCCTCGGCTACTGCTCGTTGTCATTCCGGTACGAAACTCCGTTTCTTCTGCCTTACGGGCTTGTAGGTTggtctcacctggagtcggtggaatATTACCTCGAAATCTATTCCCGACATATCCGTGGGCGATCAGGCGAAGACATCAATGTTGGACTGGAGGAACTAGATCAATCGGCCCCGCTCGCGAGAGCTCGGGCCGGAGCCaatctgcacggttagctctggGCGGTCTCTTCTCCAGGAGATTTGGGTGAGGAGCTCACCAGGTTCTGCCCGTTCCCTCCGAGGCTTGTCCTGCACTTTCAGGGTTTCAATGGGTAGCGCCTGGTCCGAAGCTTGAGCTGGCATCTCGATTGATTGTTCTGCTCGGCTCGGTGCTTTGGCCGGTTGCTTTGCTTTAAGGATCGCCATGTAACATTGCTTGGCCATCATCTGGTCCGCACGAATCTCGCCTACTCCTTGCTCGgtagggaaccgcatgagcagatggtACGTCGAGACCACGGCTCGGAGAGCATTGAGCCCTAGTTGTCTAAGAATGGCGTAGTGAACCGAAGGCAGGCGAACCATAAAAAAGTCCGTCCTCAAGGTGCTCTTCCGAGGGGCGATCCCGATCGTGACAAGCAGGCTGATCACACCTTCAACCGGGACTGAgtctccagtgaatccaacCAGTGGAGCATTCATTCTCCATAGTTGGTtttctgtcatccccattttttgGAAGGCAACATAATACAAAATatttgccgagcttccattatcaaccaaaacacgctttacatcaaacttgtTCATGACCATGGAGATAACCACAGTATCATCATGAGGAGTCTCAACTCCTTTTAAATCCtcatccgagaacgagatggcttcagaggtgcgTTGACGCTTCGAAGGGTTCCTTCTCCCGATCAGTTCTCCAACCGAGCTTTCTTCGGCCGGGCCTCTTACTATAGTGTTGATGGTGCCAGCGATGGGCCTGTTATTATTTGGATCTCCGAGCGGCGCAACATTTTCTACCGGCCTCCTTTCATCATGCCAGTTTTGCACGAATCAGTTGAGCACCTCACGACGaatgagtgcctcgatctcgtctcgGAGTTGAAAGCCCTCCTCAGTGTCGTGGtcgtggtctcggtggaagcgacagtactttCTGGAGTGGCGGGGATCTCGGTCGAGGCTGCGCCCGCTGTTGAGATGAACTCCTCAAACAAGGAAGGTTCTTCTGTTGACGGAGAGACCGACTTCTCGGGCGGCCGCACTCCTCGCGGCGCCTTCTCTGCTTTTTTAAGGCCTGCTCGGCCGCGCCCCACCTGGAGGCGATGGCCTCCTCGGCCTTtgcatacttccgagctcgggccagcatctcggtAAAGTCAGcggaaaaattcttctcaatggagaagaggaacctgtaggaCCGATCTCCTGTCTTCAGCGCGGACATAGCAATCGACTGatcgagctcgcggacctcctAGGTTACAGCAGTGAAACGGTTGATGTTGTCTTTAAGGGACTCTCCCTCATTTTTCTTGACGTCGGCTGGcaacaaagttggtggcgaactgcctgccgagctgttcAAAGGAGGACACAGTGCTAGGCTTCCTTCCGGAGAACCAAAGCTGGGCCGTTCCTTAGAGTGTTgcagggaaggccttgcagagcactgcctccgaggacccttgcagtGCCATGAAGGCCcggtagctctccaagtggtcaaGGAGGTCGCTAGTCCCATTGTAGGGCTCTActtggggcattttgaaccttggtGGGACCAGTTCAttctcgatctggcgggagaaaggtgacttggtggtgaactcaaagcTACACTCGCGTCTTGCCTTTTGGCTGTAGAACGCCTCAATTTGCTGCTCGAGTTTCACGATCTTCCTGTCAAGTTCCCCGCCCTGGAGGACTGCCACGGTGGTCTGCTCCGGTGCTGGTTGACCTGGGGCTGACTCGGCCTTC
It includes:
- the LOC103712912 gene encoding uncharacterized protein LOC103712912, giving the protein MKRNRAELAPSKTAETPAKTQRRSKDPIPKGMGTMRARAGAAPPEKPRKGSGPEKRPSTPAATAVYSSPSSTAMAQEGEEERPLGWDEFGGWWWWGVEEEMLLGWFPFVEEDFLCSENRGGSGLFWEEEDHDIWQLQDIHEIPNQAK